In Halobaculum sp. XH14, a single genomic region encodes these proteins:
- a CDS encoding NRDE family protein: protein MCTLTLAWRSFPEASVVVAANRDEALNRPSEPPRELEPGVVGPRDAEAGGTWIGYNDDGLFVGVTNRWVDGLGSSRSRGLLVRDCLREASADGAASLVEESCVEHDYDGFNLVLADRDDALLLEWDGTLGVTELGEGIHVVGNVGFDGTYYEPPDRADIAERQARNARKLAAELGPFPDETAEEWLERAGEALGDHEFGVCIHGDVSDSGTASDGTSDESGGGYGTRSSSLVIVGDDGSRRYDFADGPPCETAYEPLIETTAADAGEGQS from the coding sequence ATGTGTACGCTCACCCTCGCGTGGCGGTCCTTCCCGGAGGCCTCGGTCGTGGTGGCGGCAAACCGCGACGAGGCGCTGAATCGTCCCTCGGAGCCGCCGCGCGAACTCGAACCTGGCGTCGTCGGTCCCCGCGACGCCGAGGCCGGCGGGACCTGGATCGGCTACAACGACGACGGCCTGTTCGTCGGCGTCACGAACCGCTGGGTCGACGGGCTGGGCTCGAGTCGGTCGCGTGGGCTGCTCGTCCGCGACTGCCTGCGCGAGGCGTCGGCCGACGGGGCGGCGAGCCTGGTCGAGGAGTCCTGCGTCGAACACGACTACGACGGGTTCAACCTCGTGCTCGCCGACCGGGACGACGCGCTGCTCTTGGAGTGGGACGGCACCCTCGGCGTCACTGAACTGGGCGAGGGAATCCACGTCGTCGGCAACGTCGGGTTCGACGGGACGTACTACGAACCGCCGGACAGGGCCGATATCGCCGAACGGCAGGCCAGGAACGCGCGGAAACTGGCGGCGGAACTCGGCCCGTTCCCGGACGAGACGGCCGAGGAGTGGCTCGAACGTGCCGGCGAGGCGCTCGGCGACCACGAGTTCGGCGTCTGCATCCACGGCGACGTGTCAGACTCCGGAACGGCGTCGGACGGCACGTCGGACGAGTCCGGCGGCGGGTACGGGACGCGCTCCTCCTCGCTCGTCATCGTCGGCGACGACGGCAGCAGACGGTACGACTTCGCGGACGGACCCCCCTGCGAGACGGCCTACGAGCCGCTGATCGAGACGACCGCGGCCGACGCCGGCGAAGGCCAAAGTTAA
- a CDS encoding M20/M25/M40 family metallo-hydrolase, whose amino-acid sequence MSAAFDPVEFLDAAVRIDSHGSVDEMRSFLVETLDRADASPVVDAAGNVRATKGVGEPHVVLNTHVDTVPPGLPVERDGDVLRGRGSCDAKGPLAALLAAFLSVEPSAGRLTLAITPDEETLSTGAHALVTGEYGVGADGGDDGDGDDERTAALDPLDGDLFVVGEPTDCDVCTAARGRFEGTLTLSGSAAHAAEPESGVDAVAALEDALGAVRRFDEGREPHPRLGSPTLTATGVDGGEATNQVPAEARLTLDRRSVPPETTSGFRTELLSAVREAVAPEVGVEFSFTERPTPFLEAFDTDPDHDLVGTLAAAARTAGADGDGSVRPFGAATEASYFAPTPTVVFGPGHLADEAGAVAHAEREYVRLDRVRTAAAALTRAVSGLVG is encoded by the coding sequence GTGAGTGCGGCGTTCGATCCGGTCGAATTTCTGGACGCGGCCGTCCGGATTGACTCCCACGGATCCGTCGACGAGATGCGCTCGTTCCTGGTCGAGACGCTCGACCGGGCCGACGCGAGTCCGGTCGTCGACGCCGCCGGGAACGTCCGGGCGACGAAGGGCGTGGGCGAACCCCACGTCGTGTTGAACACGCACGTCGACACGGTCCCGCCGGGACTGCCGGTCGAGCGGGACGGCGACGTACTCCGGGGGCGCGGATCCTGTGACGCGAAGGGACCGCTGGCGGCGTTGCTGGCCGCGTTCCTCTCGGTCGAGCCGTCGGCCGGCCGCCTCACGCTGGCGATCACGCCCGACGAGGAGACGCTCTCGACGGGTGCCCACGCGCTGGTCACGGGCGAGTACGGGGTCGGCGCTGACGGCGGTGACGACGGCGACGGCGACGACGAACGGACGGCAGCCCTCGACCCGCTCGATGGCGACCTGTTCGTCGTCGGCGAACCGACCGACTGTGACGTCTGCACGGCCGCACGCGGCCGGTTCGAGGGGACGCTCACCCTCTCCGGGAGCGCGGCACACGCGGCCGAACCGGAGTCGGGCGTCGACGCGGTCGCCGCGCTGGAGGACGCGCTGGGCGCGGTTCGGCGGTTCGACGAGGGCCGGGAGCCGCACCCGCGGCTCGGCTCGCCGACGCTCACCGCAACGGGCGTCGACGGCGGCGAGGCGACGAACCAGGTGCCCGCGGAGGCGCGACTCACGCTGGACAGGCGGTCCGTTCCCCCCGAGACCACGTCGGGGTTCCGAACTGAGTTGCTCTCGGCGGTCCGGGAGGCGGTCGCCCCCGAGGTCGGCGTCGAGTTCTCGTTCACCGAGCGGCCGACGCCGTTCCTCGAAGCGTTCGACACCGACCCGGACCACGACCTCGTCGGGACGCTCGCGGCCGCAGCACGGACCGCCGGCGCGGACGGAGACGGCTCCGTCCGGCCGTTCGGCGCGGCGACCGAGGCGTCGTACTTCGCACCCACGCCGACGGTCGTGTTCGGCCCCGGCCACCTCGCGGACGAGGCGGGTGCGGTCGCCCACGCCGAGCGGGAGTACGTGCGACTGGACCGGGTGCGGACCGCCGCGGCGGCGTTGACCCGTGCCGTGAGCGGCCTCGTCGGCTGA
- the dapF gene encoding diaminopimelate epimerase, with amino-acid sequence MTTVPFVKYHGTGNDFLVIDADEPVPDRVRFAVVHCDRETGVEAGARRGADGVLFLDLNPEAVPVRVGMTLVQPDGSVAEMCGNGARCVASWAGERTGAREFVVETPAGDRRAVVRTATNAVEVEMGRPTFEPAAVPTTWGGPLVEESVEGLTVTAVDTGVPHAVAFVEDVDAVDLDAVAPPVRSADAFPEGANVTLAEPTPDGGADFLQRTFERGVEDETRACGTGAVAILAAARRTGRTDRESSVVAPPGGDLRVTVPAEGSATLAGPTEREATGSLEAEP; translated from the coding sequence ATGACGACCGTCCCGTTCGTGAAGTACCACGGCACTGGCAACGACTTCCTCGTCATCGACGCCGACGAACCGGTACCCGACCGCGTCCGGTTCGCCGTCGTCCACTGTGATCGGGAGACGGGTGTCGAGGCGGGCGCTCGCCGGGGCGCGGACGGCGTCCTGTTCCTCGATCTGAACCCGGAGGCCGTCCCGGTTCGCGTCGGGATGACGCTCGTCCAGCCCGACGGCTCGGTCGCGGAGATGTGCGGGAACGGCGCGCGGTGTGTCGCCTCCTGGGCCGGCGAGCGGACCGGTGCGAGGGAGTTCGTCGTCGAGACGCCCGCTGGCGACCGACGGGCGGTCGTCCGGACGGCCACGAACGCCGTCGAGGTCGAGATGGGCAGACCGACGTTCGAACCCGCGGCCGTTCCGACGACGTGGGGCGGACCGCTGGTCGAGGAGTCGGTCGAGGGGCTGACCGTGACCGCGGTCGACACCGGCGTCCCGCACGCGGTCGCGTTCGTCGAGGACGTTGACGCGGTGGACCTCGACGCGGTCGCGCCGCCCGTTCGGAGCGCCGACGCGTTCCCCGAGGGCGCGAACGTCACCCTCGCGGAACCGACCCCGGACGGCGGCGCGGACTTCCTACAGCGGACGTTCGAGCGCGGGGTCGAGGACGAGACGCGCGCCTGCGGGACCGGCGCGGTGGCGATCCTCGCGGCGGCGCGCCGAACCGGCCGAACCGACCGAGAATCGTCGGTGGTGGCTCCGCCGGGCGGCGACCTGCGCGTTACGGTGCCCGCCGAAGGTTCGGCGACGCTCGCCGGCCCCACCGAGCGCGAGGCGACCGGATCGCTGGAGGCCGAGCCGTGA
- the lysA gene encoding diaminopimelate decarboxylase produces the protein MSEPDADEPTDGTGSPGARRLADWNEARLRELAAEHGTPLYVTDLDRVAQNCARFRAAFPDASLRYAVKANAGRAVLETVREAGFGAECASAGEVGRALEAGFGGDDVDYTAVNPPARDLDAVVDWWRDGADLTVTVGAADTLDRLRERGYDGRLCVRVNPGVGAGHHEKVRTGAAAKFGVPAERVDEVVADARADFEFVGLHAHAGSGIHDEADLAAHREFLASVAELAAEVGDLEYVNVGGGVGVPYRETESPLDLDAVATAVREELSALDAAVALEPGRYLVADAAVLVTRVNTVKPSAGEVVAGVDAGMTDLLRPAMYDAFHAIRLLDPGADEREERPVTVAGPICESGDTFCEGRPLPAPERGDLLALGNAGAYGYEMASTYNSRPRPADVSPEGDVLRRRESLADLTVLER, from the coding sequence ATGAGCGAACCCGACGCCGACGAACCGACCGACGGAACGGGCTCGCCGGGGGCCCGCCGGCTCGCCGACTGGAACGAGGCGCGCCTGCGCGAACTCGCTGCCGAGCACGGGACGCCGCTGTACGTCACCGACCTCGACCGCGTCGCCCAGAACTGCGCGCGGTTCCGGGCCGCGTTCCCCGACGCGTCGCTCCGGTACGCGGTGAAGGCGAACGCAGGGCGCGCGGTCCTCGAAACCGTCCGGGAGGCGGGGTTCGGCGCGGAGTGTGCGTCGGCCGGCGAAGTCGGTCGCGCGCTGGAGGCCGGCTTCGGCGGCGACGACGTCGACTACACCGCGGTCAACCCGCCCGCCCGTGACCTCGACGCCGTGGTCGACTGGTGGCGCGACGGCGCGGATCTGACGGTCACCGTCGGCGCCGCGGACACGCTCGACCGCCTGCGCGAGCGGGGGTACGACGGCCGACTCTGCGTCCGAGTGAACCCCGGCGTCGGCGCGGGCCACCACGAGAAGGTGCGGACCGGGGCGGCGGCGAAGTTCGGCGTGCCCGCCGAGCGGGTCGACGAGGTCGTCGCTGACGCGCGTGCCGACTTCGAGTTCGTCGGCCTGCACGCCCACGCCGGCTCCGGCATCCACGACGAGGCGGATCTGGCTGCCCACCGCGAGTTCCTGGCGAGCGTCGCGGAACTGGCGGCCGAGGTCGGCGACCTCGAGTACGTGAACGTCGGCGGCGGCGTCGGCGTCCCGTACCGCGAGACCGAATCCCCGCTCGACCTCGACGCGGTCGCGACGGCGGTGCGCGAGGAACTGTCGGCGCTCGATGCGGCCGTGGCGCTCGAACCCGGTCGCTATCTCGTCGCCGACGCGGCCGTGCTGGTGACGCGCGTGAACACAGTCAAGCCGTCGGCGGGGGAGGTCGTCGCGGGCGTCGACGCCGGCATGACCGACCTGCTTCGGCCGGCGATGTACGACGCGTTCCACGCGATCCGCCTGCTGGACCCGGGCGCCGACGAACGGGAGGAACGACCCGTGACGGTCGCCGGTCCCATCTGCGAGAGCGGCGACACCTTCTGTGAGGGTCGCCCGCTCCCCGCCCCCGAACGGGGGGACCTCCTCGCGCTCGGTAACGCGGGCGCCTACGGCTACGAGATGGCGTCGACGTACAACTCCCGCCCCAGACCGGCCGACGTCTCGCCGGAGGGTGACGTGCTCAGGCGGCGCGAGTCGCTCGCCGACCTGACGGTGCTGGAACGATGA
- a CDS encoding 2,3,4,5-tetrahydropyridine-2,6-dicarboxylate N-succinyltransferase → MTLEPEIDDLWHRYDDGLTPSDLTDDDRATLDAFLDALESGEIRAAEKTGDSVTSWEANEWVKRGVLLNFGLRETERREYGGVGYYDVLPLRETESLEAGGARNTPDGTVLRRGAHLGDDAIMMSPSFVNIGASVGAGTLVDSCDTVGSCAQLGEGVKLGANTLIGGVLEPVEDAPVIVEDGVSLGAGCRVTSGFRVGANSVVGENTLLTPRIPVYDLVEEEVVYGHLPEDRRAFARFVESSVSEHDLFEGGAYKPAVVATHIEEETLEATRREDALRE, encoded by the coding sequence ATGACGCTGGAACCCGAGATCGACGACCTGTGGCACCGCTACGACGACGGCCTGACGCCGTCCGACCTGACCGACGACGATCGGGCGACGCTGGACGCGTTCCTCGACGCCCTCGAGTCCGGCGAAATCCGGGCGGCCGAGAAGACCGGCGACTCGGTCACCTCGTGGGAGGCGAACGAGTGGGTGAAGCGCGGCGTCCTGCTCAACTTCGGCCTGCGCGAGACCGAGCGCCGCGAGTACGGCGGCGTGGGCTACTACGACGTGCTCCCGCTGCGGGAGACCGAGAGCCTCGAAGCCGGCGGCGCCCGAAACACGCCGGACGGCACGGTCCTCCGGCGGGGCGCACACCTCGGCGACGACGCCATCATGATGAGCCCGTCGTTCGTCAACATCGGCGCGTCGGTCGGCGCGGGCACGCTCGTCGACTCCTGTGACACGGTCGGCTCGTGCGCGCAACTCGGCGAGGGCGTGAAGCTCGGCGCGAACACGCTGATCGGCGGCGTGCTCGAACCGGTCGAGGACGCCCCGGTGATCGTCGAGGACGGCGTCTCACTGGGCGCGGGCTGTCGGGTCACTTCTGGGTTCCGCGTCGGCGCGAACTCGGTCGTCGGCGAGAACACGCTCCTCACGCCGAGGATTCCGGTGTACGACCTCGTCGAGGAGGAGGTCGTCTACGGCCACCTGCCCGAGGATCGGCGGGCGTTCGCGCGGTTCGTCGAGTCGAGCGTCTCCGAGCACGACCTCTTCGAGGGCGGGGCCTACAAGCCGGCCGTCGTGGCGACCCACATCGAAGAGGAGACGCTGGAGGCGACGCGGCGGGAGGACGCGCTCCGCGAATGA
- the dapB gene encoding 4-hydroxy-tetrahydrodipicolinate reductase, giving the protein MSVRVAVTGAGGRMGRELIEAAADREDVSVAFAVNRSATGPVAGSEVHDAADLPALLADRDPDALIDFTGPESSVEYVSACAEAGVPAVVGTTGFTDEGAEALTAAAETVPVLRASNFSRGIAALRGAVREAVGTLPGYDVEVTETHHDGKRDAPSGTALTLVGDVERERPDLTARRHGREGDAPRSPEEIGVHARRAGDVAGEHEVLLAGDDETLELTHRAGSRRIFAAGALDAAAWVAGREAGEYDFTEVLE; this is encoded by the coding sequence GTGAGCGTCCGGGTCGCGGTGACGGGCGCGGGCGGTCGGATGGGCCGGGAACTGATCGAGGCGGCGGCCGACCGCGAGGACGTCTCGGTCGCGTTCGCCGTCAATCGCTCGGCCACCGGCCCCGTCGCCGGCAGCGAGGTTCACGACGCGGCCGACCTCCCCGCACTGCTTGCCGACCGCGACCCGGACGCGCTGATCGACTTCACCGGCCCCGAGTCGAGCGTCGAGTACGTCTCGGCGTGCGCGGAGGCCGGCGTCCCGGCCGTCGTCGGAACCACCGGGTTCACCGACGAGGGGGCCGAGGCGCTGACCGCCGCGGCCGAGACCGTCCCGGTGCTCCGCGCGTCGAACTTCTCTCGGGGGATCGCCGCGCTCCGGGGGGCGGTCAGAGAGGCGGTCGGAACGCTTCCCGGGTACGACGTCGAGGTGACGGAGACGCACCACGACGGCAAGCGGGACGCGCCGAGCGGGACCGCGCTCACGCTCGTCGGGGACGTCGAACGCGAGCGCCCGGACCTCACGGCGCGACGACACGGCCGGGAGGGCGACGCGCCACGCTCCCCCGAGGAGATCGGCGTCCACGCGCGCCGGGCCGGGGACGTCGCCGGCGAACACGAGGTCCTGCTCGCTGGGGACGACGAGACGCTGGAACTGACCCATCGCGCCGGTTCGCGGCGAATCTTCGCCGCCGGCGCGCTCGACGCAGCGGCGTGGGTCGCCGGACGCGAGGCGGGCGAATACGACTTCACGGAGGTACTCGAATGA
- the dapA gene encoding 4-hydroxy-tetrahydrodipicolinate synthase — MTTHHDTFAGVYPAMTTPFTDSNDVDHEQLAADARRLEAAGVDGLVPVGSTGESATLTHDEHGEVVETVVEAVDVPVVAGTGSNSTHEAVDLSERAAAAGADALLLISPYYNKPEPRGQYEHFTAVADAVDLPQVVYNVPSRTGRSLDLDTVVELAEHPNVRGYKAASGDLNRISEIVERTRGEAFDVLSGDDGLTLPTIAVGGTGTISVAANVEPERTTELVHAALDGDVARARDVHHDLSPLFRELFRETNPIPVKEAMEIRGYGPADLRLPLTRASEETRAVLADVLADLEATADADGSEVETA, encoded by the coding sequence ATGACGACACACCACGACACGTTCGCCGGCGTCTACCCGGCGATGACAACGCCGTTCACGGACAGCAACGACGTCGACCACGAACAGCTCGCCGCCGACGCCCGACGGCTCGAAGCCGCCGGCGTCGACGGGCTCGTCCCCGTCGGCTCCACGGGCGAGTCGGCGACGCTCACCCACGACGAGCACGGCGAGGTCGTCGAGACCGTCGTCGAAGCCGTCGACGTGCCCGTCGTCGCGGGCACCGGCTCGAACTCGACCCACGAGGCCGTCGACCTCTCCGAGCGCGCCGCGGCGGCGGGCGCGGACGCGCTGTTGCTCATCTCGCCGTACTACAACAAGCCCGAGCCGCGCGGCCAGTACGAACATTTCACGGCGGTCGCGGACGCCGTCGACCTCCCGCAAGTCGTCTACAACGTCCCCTCCCGAACGGGCCGGAGCCTCGATCTCGACACGGTCGTCGAGCTGGCCGAACACCCGAACGTTCGGGGGTACAAGGCCGCCTCGGGCGATCTGAACCGCATCTCGGAGATCGTCGAGCGGACCCGCGGGGAGGCGTTCGACGTGCTCTCGGGCGACGACGGCCTGACCCTTCCGACCATCGCGGTCGGCGGCACCGGCACCATCAGCGTCGCCGCAAACGTCGAACCCGAGCGGACGACCGAACTGGTCCACGCGGCGCTCGACGGGGACGTTGCGCGCGCCCGCGACGTCCACCACGACCTGTCGCCGCTGTTCCGCGAACTGTTCCGCGAGACGAACCCCATTCCGGTGAAGGAGGCGATGGAGATCCGCGGCTACGGCCCGGCCGACCTCCGCCTGCCGCTCACCCGCGCGAGCGAGGAGACGCGAGCCGTGCTGGCCGACGTCCTCGCCGACCTGGAGGCGACGGCCGACGCCGACGGTTCGGAGGTGGAGACGGCGTGA
- a CDS encoding phosphoribosyltransferase, translating into MSDLPDDFDCTITNWEYIYDLCRQVADEVKAADFEPDVVVALARGGWFAGRCICDFLGMDDLTSLKMEHYVGTAEKSGEPTVRYPMPEGSVQGKDVLIIDDIADTGGSIKRAQEYVEERDGGEIRTATLQLLQSSTFEPDFIAERLEEWTWMVYPWNFIEDMVDLISGVMERADRERFSKEDVRHYLAEFHDVDRIGMEIAQPGRLDEVMSEMVRRDVVREVDGGYRLLDAE; encoded by the coding sequence ATGAGCGACCTCCCGGACGATTTCGACTGCACCATCACAAACTGGGAGTACATATACGACCTCTGCAGACAGGTGGCAGACGAGGTGAAGGCGGCCGACTTCGAGCCCGACGTGGTGGTCGCGCTCGCCCGCGGCGGCTGGTTCGCCGGCCGCTGCATCTGTGACTTCCTCGGCATGGATGACCTCACGAGCCTGAAGATGGAACACTACGTCGGCACGGCCGAGAAGTCCGGCGAGCCGACGGTCCGCTACCCGATGCCGGAGGGGAGCGTCCAGGGCAAGGACGTGCTCATCATCGACGACATCGCCGACACCGGCGGCTCCATCAAGCGCGCCCAGGAGTACGTCGAGGAGCGCGACGGCGGCGAGATCAGGACGGCCACGCTCCAGTTGCTTCAGAGCTCCACGTTCGAACCCGACTTCATCGCCGAGCGCCTTGAGGAGTGGACCTGGATGGTGTACCCCTGGAACTTCATCGAGGACATGGTCGATCTCATCTCCGGCGTGATGGAGCGTGCCGATCGGGAGCGGTTCAGCAAGGAGGACGTCCGCCACTACCTCGCCGAGTTCCACGACGTCGACCGCATCGGCATGGAGATCGCCCAGCCCGGCCGTCTCGACGAGGTCATGTCCGAGATGGTCCGTCGGGACGTGGTCCGCGAGGTCGACGGCGGCTACCGCCTGCTCGACGCCGAGTAA
- a CDS encoding AEC family transporter has protein sequence MALLDIFLGAVLPIVAIAGVGFLLGRFREIDPGPLNTAVVYVLAPALVLHSLATASFSGETIVKLTLAVTAYIVGMVLVGEAAGRLLGESEPRLSALVLAATFPNCGNYGIPLSDFAFPGGGRATAVLYLAIQSVLVYTVGVYVASRAGGGGGRSAVKRVLYIPLVWAVPVALGARWLDVVPAADGAAMTTLQLVGDSSIPVMLLILGVQLARTDYGAALSQVGVPTVLKMGVAPALAVGVALVVGFSDPTVARVFVLESAMPAAVTPVILVTEFASGRDVGGVSIPEYVSTIVLVTTLLSLPVLTGLIALLQSGMVV, from the coding sequence GTGGCGCTGCTCGACATCTTCCTCGGCGCCGTCCTCCCCATCGTCGCCATCGCGGGCGTGGGCTTCCTACTGGGGCGGTTCCGCGAGATCGACCCGGGACCGCTGAACACCGCCGTCGTCTACGTGCTGGCGCCCGCGCTCGTCCTCCACAGCCTCGCGACGGCGTCGTTCTCCGGGGAGACCATCGTGAAGCTGACGCTCGCGGTGACGGCCTACATCGTCGGCATGGTGCTCGTCGGGGAGGCGGCGGGTCGGCTGCTTGGCGAGTCGGAACCCCGCCTGTCGGCGCTCGTGCTCGCGGCGACGTTCCCGAACTGCGGCAACTACGGCATTCCGCTCTCGGACTTCGCGTTCCCCGGCGGGGGGCGGGCGACCGCCGTGCTGTATCTCGCCATCCAGTCGGTCCTCGTCTACACCGTCGGCGTCTACGTCGCCTCCCGGGCCGGGGGCGGCGGCGGACGCTCCGCCGTCAAGCGCGTGCTGTACATCCCGCTCGTCTGGGCCGTCCCGGTCGCGCTGGGCGCCCGCTGGCTCGACGTCGTCCCCGCGGCCGACGGCGCGGCGATGACTACCCTACAGCTCGTCGGCGACTCGTCCATCCCGGTCATGCTGCTCATCCTCGGCGTCCAGCTCGCGCGGACGGACTACGGGGCCGCGCTCTCGCAGGTTGGCGTTCCGACCGTCCTGAAGATGGGCGTCGCGCCGGCGCTGGCCGTCGGCGTCGCCCTCGTCGTCGGCTTCTCGGACCCGACGGTCGCGCGCGTATTCGTCCTCGAGTCCGCGATGCCCGCCGCGGTCACGCCCGTCATCCTCGTCACCGAGTTCGCGAGCGGGAGGGACGTCGGGGGCGTCTCCATCCCTGAGTACGTGAGCACCATCGTCCTCGTGACGACGCTGCTGTCGCTCCCGGTGTTGACAGGTCTCATCGCGCTGTTGCAGAGCGGGATGGTGGTGTAG
- a CDS encoding MATE family efflux transporter — MAGPPSSSRADDLTEGALLRPMLRVAWPLVVIQLLQVMYNVADTFWLGRLSADAVGALSLAFPLVFLFISVGGGFTAAGAILVAQHTGASNARAGEDGETDPGFSVAPDRAAGRVAGTTLGFVMLVSLVIGALGYLSVEPMLALLPANAATATDVVPLAAAYMQVFFLATPFLFGFFVFVALMRGYGDTRGPLRVMAISVALNVVLDPVLIFGWGPIDAYGIQGAAWATLLSRAVATVIGWYVLFGTSAGPDVRPPDLVPDLGIVRDVVKLGTPSALEQSGTAFAFVVLTAMVATFPPAVVAAYGLGNRLISLVFLPAMGLSQAVNTVVGQNLGAERADRAWRAVRAALSVVVVVMLPVTLFASLFPEVIVTVFLPPDAPDAGTTIEFAATYLRTAALMFAFTGVFEVGRGAFRGAGRTTTALVFSLIALWGVRVPATYYLVFEGGWGTTGIWWAVVFGDVVGAVIVVAWLLRGTWTTAVVDTGGGAPTDD, encoded by the coding sequence ATGGCCGGCCCTCCGTCTTCGAGCCGTGCGGACGACCTCACGGAGGGCGCGCTCCTTCGCCCGATGCTGCGGGTCGCCTGGCCGCTGGTCGTCATCCAGCTGCTCCAGGTGATGTACAACGTCGCCGACACGTTCTGGCTCGGCCGGCTCTCGGCGGACGCGGTCGGCGCGCTCTCACTCGCGTTCCCGCTCGTGTTCCTGTTCATCAGCGTCGGCGGCGGCTTCACCGCCGCAGGCGCGATCCTCGTCGCCCAGCACACCGGCGCGAGCAACGCCAGGGCTGGCGAAGACGGGGAGACGGACCCCGGATTCTCCGTGGCTCCCGACCGCGCCGCCGGCCGCGTGGCGGGGACGACGCTCGGGTTCGTCATGCTCGTCTCGCTCGTCATCGGCGCGCTCGGCTACCTCTCGGTCGAGCCGATGCTGGCGCTCCTGCCCGCGAACGCCGCGACAGCAACGGACGTCGTTCCGCTCGCAGCCGCGTACATGCAGGTGTTCTTCCTGGCGACGCCGTTCCTCTTCGGCTTCTTCGTGTTCGTCGCGCTCATGCGGGGGTACGGCGACACCCGCGGCCCGCTCCGCGTGATGGCGATCTCGGTCGCGCTGAACGTCGTCCTCGACCCCGTACTCATCTTCGGCTGGGGGCCCATCGACGCGTACGGCATCCAGGGCGCCGCGTGGGCGACGCTGCTCTCCCGCGCTGTCGCCACCGTCATCGGCTGGTACGTCCTGTTCGGTACTTCAGCGGGGCCCGACGTCCGACCCCCCGACCTGGTTCCCGACCTCGGCATCGTGAGGGACGTCGTGAAACTCGGCACGCCGTCGGCGCTCGAACAGTCCGGCACCGCGTTCGCGTTCGTCGTCCTGACCGCGATGGTCGCGACGTTCCCGCCGGCCGTCGTCGCCGCCTACGGCCTCGGGAACCGGCTCATCTCGCTCGTGTTCCTGCCCGCGATGGGACTCTCGCAGGCGGTGAACACGGTCGTCGGCCAGAACCTCGGCGCCGAGCGCGCGGATCGCGCGTGGCGGGCCGTCCGGGCCGCGCTGAGCGTCGTGGTGGTGGTGATGCTCCCGGTGACGCTGTTCGCCTCGCTGTTCCCCGAGGTCATCGTCACGGTGTTCCTCCCACCGGACGCGCCCGACGCCGGCACGACCATCGAGTTCGCGGCGACGTACCTCCGGACCGCGGCGCTGATGTTCGCGTTCACGGGCGTGTTTGAGGTCGGTCGCGGCGCGTTCCGTGGCGCCGGCCGGACGACGACCGCGCTGGTGTTCTCGCTGATCGCGCTGTGGGGCGTGCGCGTCCCAGCGACCTACTATCTCGTGTTCGAGGGGGGCTGGGGGACGACCGGCATCTGGTGGGCGGTCGTCTTCGGCGACGTCGTCGGCGCAGTGATCGTCGTCGCGTGGCTGCTCCGCGGGACGTGGACCACGGCCGTCGTGGACACGGGCGGTGGAGCCCCGACGGACGACTGA